Proteins from a genomic interval of Synechococcus sp. A15-28:
- a CDS encoding alanine--glyoxylate aminotransferase family protein, which translates to MTTQALAVTNSLLQVKDAHRQAFNAINTPDRLLLGPGPSNAHPTVLEALSRTPIGHLDPIYVELMGEVQELLRYAWQTDNRLTLPMSGTGSAAMEATLANTVEPGDTVLVAVKGYFGLRLADMAGRYRATVKTIEKPWGEWFSLEELEAALIEHKPAILALVHAETSTGVCQPMEGVGDLCRKHNCLLLLDTVTSLGGVPLYIDEWKVDLAYSCSQKGLSCPPGLGPFTMGPRAEEKMTSRSGKVPNWYLDVSLLNRYWGSDRVYHHTAPVNMNFGMREALRLLAEEGLDEAWARHRRNAERLWSGLERQGQSMHVPEERRLPTLTTVRIPDGVDGKAFSQHLLNTFGIEVGGGLGSLAGKIWRIGLMGYNSTPENVDRLLNLFETELPRFSGSAAAAA; encoded by the coding sequence ATGACCACCCAGGCCTTGGCGGTAACGAATTCCTTGCTTCAAGTCAAAGACGCTCACCGCCAAGCGTTCAACGCCATCAACACGCCCGATCGCCTGTTGCTTGGGCCTGGCCCCTCCAATGCCCATCCGACGGTTCTTGAAGCTCTTTCGAGGACGCCGATCGGTCATCTGGACCCTATCTACGTGGAGTTGATGGGTGAGGTTCAGGAATTACTGCGATACGCCTGGCAGACCGATAACCGACTCACCCTGCCGATGAGTGGCACCGGCAGCGCTGCCATGGAAGCCACCCTGGCCAACACCGTTGAGCCCGGTGACACGGTGCTGGTGGCCGTCAAGGGCTATTTCGGGCTGAGACTTGCCGATATGGCCGGTCGCTATCGAGCTACTGTGAAAACCATCGAGAAGCCCTGGGGTGAGTGGTTTTCCCTCGAAGAGTTGGAAGCAGCGCTGATCGAGCACAAACCGGCGATCCTTGCTCTTGTCCACGCCGAAACCTCAACGGGCGTCTGCCAACCCATGGAGGGCGTCGGTGACCTCTGCCGCAAGCACAACTGCCTGCTCCTGCTCGACACAGTCACCTCCCTCGGCGGAGTTCCCCTCTATATCGACGAGTGGAAGGTCGATCTGGCCTACAGCTGCAGTCAGAAGGGCTTGAGTTGCCCCCCTGGTCTCGGACCCTTCACGATGGGCCCCAGGGCCGAGGAGAAGATGACGTCCCGCAGCGGGAAGGTCCCGAACTGGTACCTGGATGTGTCCCTGCTGAACCGGTACTGGGGAAGTGACCGCGTGTACCACCACACAGCACCTGTGAACATGAACTTCGGCATGCGTGAGGCTCTGCGCCTGCTCGCCGAGGAGGGATTGGATGAGGCCTGGGCACGTCACCGCCGCAATGCTGAGCGCCTCTGGAGTGGCCTTGAGCGTCAAGGGCAGTCCATGCACGTTCCAGAGGAACGTCGGCTCCCCACCCTCACCACGGTTCGGATCCCGGACGGCGTTGACGGCAAAGCCTTCAGCCAGCACCTGCTCAACACCTTCGGCATTGAAGTGGGTGGTGGACTCGGCTCCCTGGCCGGGAAGATCTGGCGCATCGGTCTGATGGGCTACAACTCCACTCCTGAAAACGTGGATCGGCTGCTCAACCTGTTCGAGACCGAGCTTCCCCGCTTCAGCGGTTCCGCCGCCGCCGCTGCCTGA
- a CDS encoding nucleoside deaminase: MNEKERWTEWMNVLLARASDNGDSGEVPVAAVILDEQGRCIGHGRNRRERCQDPLGHAELVALSQAATIRGDWRFNPCTLLVTLEPCPMCAGALVQARMGTVVFGASDRKRGGLGGCLDLATDPSAHHHMRVVGPLMQERAADQLEIWFRQRRRRNR; this comes from the coding sequence GTGAACGAGAAAGAGCGCTGGACCGAGTGGATGAATGTGTTGCTGGCGCGAGCCTCCGACAATGGAGACAGCGGTGAAGTGCCAGTGGCTGCCGTCATTCTCGACGAGCAAGGGCGTTGCATCGGCCACGGGCGCAACCGACGTGAGCGGTGCCAGGACCCCCTGGGCCATGCGGAATTGGTGGCCCTGAGTCAGGCCGCCACCATTCGAGGTGACTGGCGCTTCAATCCCTGCACCCTTCTCGTCACCCTCGAACCCTGTCCGATGTGCGCTGGAGCCCTGGTTCAGGCGCGAATGGGAACTGTGGTGTTTGGGGCCTCCGACAGAAAACGTGGCGGGCTGGGGGGTTGCCTTGATCTGGCAACGGACCCCAGTGCCCATCACCACATGCGCGTGGTGGGTCCCCTGATGCAGGAGCGAGCTGCTGATCAGCTGGAGATCTGGTTCAGGCAGCGGCGGCGGCGGAACCGCTGA
- a CDS encoding aminotransferase class V-fold PLP-dependent enzyme has product MHASTDLRPDLHSLDSFASPDQTDPVLQDFLHRAADLLCHWIGAASQGVPLPTVRPQPDVAPMAAGLGMEGLLKDLQLVMDGAYQPSHPGALAHLDPPPLTATIAADLICAGLNNNLLAEELSPGLTDLEHQLCGWFCQRLGLPEQSGGVLASGGTLSNLMGLVVARTDAGVRDGVVLCSRDAHVSLQKAATVMGLADEALLQLPVDSDGGLNLAALESALVDLRRDGRCCLAVVATAGTTVRGAVDPLNGIASLCRREGVWLHVDAAIGGVFALWEPLASLMKGLHQADSITLNPQKLLGITKTSSMLLLRDRSKLRQAFSTGLPYMESPCGDDHGGELGLQGTRPAEVLKLWLGLRQLGIDGIGSVLESALERKAMLKQLLPEDRLLLMDGGLHLLALRPRQDDPAVSARWTEQTRQLLMRQGFLLSRPRYDDHHWLKVVLGNPHTTSSHLQQLAGLIRQQLTD; this is encoded by the coding sequence GTGCACGCCTCCACCGATCTCCGGCCCGACCTGCACAGCCTGGACTCCTTCGCCTCTCCAGATCAAACCGATCCGGTTCTGCAGGATTTCCTGCACCGGGCCGCAGATCTGCTCTGTCATTGGATCGGTGCTGCCTCCCAGGGAGTGCCGTTGCCGACCGTGCGCCCTCAGCCCGACGTCGCTCCGATGGCGGCAGGGCTGGGAATGGAGGGGTTGCTCAAGGATCTTCAGCTGGTGATGGATGGTGCCTACCAGCCCTCCCATCCGGGAGCTCTGGCCCATCTGGATCCACCGCCGCTCACGGCGACGATTGCAGCCGATCTGATCTGTGCCGGCCTCAACAACAATCTTCTGGCGGAGGAACTCTCCCCTGGGCTGACGGACCTCGAACATCAGCTATGCGGCTGGTTCTGTCAGCGACTGGGACTGCCGGAACAAAGCGGTGGGGTGCTGGCCAGCGGCGGCACCCTCAGCAATCTGATGGGGTTGGTGGTGGCCCGCACCGACGCGGGGGTTCGCGATGGCGTCGTGCTCTGCAGTCGCGACGCCCACGTCTCGCTTCAGAAGGCTGCCACCGTGATGGGACTGGCGGATGAGGCGCTTCTGCAGCTTCCCGTTGACAGCGACGGCGGCCTGAACCTGGCAGCTTTGGAGTCGGCCCTGGTGGACTTACGCCGCGACGGTCGCTGCTGTCTGGCGGTTGTGGCGACCGCAGGCACCACAGTCCGGGGGGCGGTGGATCCCCTGAACGGGATCGCCAGCCTCTGCCGGCGTGAAGGGGTCTGGCTGCACGTGGATGCAGCGATCGGTGGGGTTTTTGCCCTTTGGGAGCCATTGGCATCCCTGATGAAGGGGTTGCATCAGGCGGATTCGATCACGCTCAATCCGCAGAAGCTGCTGGGGATCACCAAAACCTCCTCCATGCTGCTGTTGCGGGACCGTTCCAAGCTGCGGCAGGCCTTCTCCACAGGGTTGCCCTACATGGAGTCCCCCTGCGGTGACGATCATGGTGGTGAGCTGGGTCTGCAGGGGACCCGGCCGGCTGAGGTGCTGAAGCTCTGGCTTGGCCTGCGGCAGCTCGGCATCGACGGCATCGGTTCCGTGCTGGAGTCCGCCCTCGAGCGCAAAGCCATGCTGAAACAGCTTTTGCCGGAGGATCGGCTGTTGCTGATGGATGGCGGCCTGCACCTGTTGGCCCTGCGACCCCGTCAGGACGATCCTGCTGTCTCCGCCCGTTGGACCGAGCAGACGCGACAGTTGCTGATGCGCCAGGGTTTCCTGCTGTCGCGCCCCCGTTACGACGATCATCACTGGTTGAAGGTGGTTCTGGGGAATCCCCACACCACCAGCTCACACCTGCAGCAGCTGGCAGGGTTGATCAGGCAGCAGCTGACCGACTGA
- a CDS encoding GTP-binding protein, which yields MPKRHRLLLGLAAALAALIVLGGLLQAVRTLLWDLSYFLPGWLITPLLLLGLALVAALVVQVGLPWWRQIRQRSSSKRAEAPQAVPTTRRDAADRSLISIDRLLERLEDGVVRESLRQERERVEQDLARGDLVVVVFGTGSSGKTSLIRALLEDMVGDVTAAMGSTRSTPSYRLRLKGLERGLRLVDTPGILEAGDAGLSREDRARQQAVRADLLLVVVDGDLRSSEMTVLQSLAGLGKRLLLVLNKRDLRGAEEEKRLLQVLRSRCTGLVPAADVVACSAAPQSIPQPGGRPLQPAPDVNELLQRLAAVLHADGEELIADNILLQCRQLDQRGRDLLNSQRRREAKRCVDRYSWIGAGIVAATPLPGVDLLSTAAVNGQMVLEIAAVYGVDMTKERARELAVSVGRTLAGLGIVKGALSLISPALSLSLPTLLIGRGVQGVVTAWLTRIAGASFIRYFEQDQDWGDEGIQSVVQDAFELNRREASLKRFLETAMRQVVEPLKRKAAATLPPHPGPREGEAASDPERRER from the coding sequence ATCCCAAAACGCCACCGACTGCTGCTGGGACTGGCCGCTGCCCTGGCGGCTCTGATCGTGCTGGGTGGCCTGCTGCAGGCCGTTCGAACCCTTCTCTGGGATCTGAGCTACTTCCTGCCCGGCTGGCTGATCACGCCATTGCTGTTGCTGGGATTAGCCCTGGTCGCAGCCCTGGTGGTGCAGGTGGGACTGCCCTGGTGGAGACAGATCCGGCAGCGATCCAGCAGCAAGCGCGCCGAAGCCCCTCAGGCGGTGCCGACAACCCGGCGTGACGCCGCTGACCGGAGCCTGATCAGCATTGATCGCCTGCTCGAACGGCTGGAGGACGGTGTGGTGCGGGAAAGCCTGCGCCAGGAGCGCGAACGGGTGGAACAGGACCTGGCCCGCGGCGATCTTGTGGTGGTGGTGTTCGGCACAGGATCCAGCGGCAAAACATCGCTGATCCGCGCCCTGCTGGAGGACATGGTGGGTGATGTGACCGCCGCGATGGGATCCACCCGCAGCACACCCAGCTATCGCCTGCGCTTGAAGGGACTGGAACGGGGTCTGCGCCTGGTTGATACCCCGGGCATTCTTGAAGCGGGGGATGCTGGGCTCAGTCGTGAAGACCGAGCGCGCCAACAGGCGGTTCGTGCCGACCTGCTGTTGGTGGTGGTGGATGGTGACCTGCGCAGCTCGGAGATGACGGTGCTGCAATCCCTGGCAGGACTGGGGAAACGGTTGCTGTTGGTGTTGAACAAACGGGATCTGCGGGGTGCCGAGGAGGAGAAACGCCTGCTTCAGGTGCTGCGCAGCCGATGCACTGGGCTGGTGCCTGCTGCCGATGTTGTGGCTTGCAGCGCCGCACCACAATCGATTCCCCAGCCGGGTGGACGCCCCCTGCAACCGGCTCCAGATGTCAATGAACTGTTGCAGCGGCTGGCCGCCGTCCTGCATGCAGACGGTGAGGAACTGATCGCTGACAACATTCTTCTGCAGTGCCGACAGCTGGACCAACGGGGACGGGACCTGCTCAACAGCCAGCGACGACGCGAGGCGAAGCGATGCGTTGATCGCTACAGCTGGATCGGTGCCGGGATCGTGGCCGCCACGCCATTGCCCGGGGTGGACCTGCTGAGCACAGCGGCGGTGAATGGCCAGATGGTGCTGGAAATCGCCGCCGTTTACGGCGTTGACATGACCAAGGAACGCGCCAGGGAGCTGGCGGTGTCCGTGGGGCGCACCCTGGCAGGGCTCGGCATCGTCAAAGGTGCCTTGAGTCTGATCAGCCCTGCACTGAGCTTGTCTCTACCAACGCTGCTCATCGGCCGGGGCGTCCAGGGCGTGGTGACCGCTTGGCTTACCCGTATCGCCGGTGCCAGTTTCATTCGCTATTTCGAGCAGGACCAGGACTGGGGGGATGAGGGCATTCAGTCGGTGGTTCAGGACGCCTTCGAGCTGAACCGACGGGAGGCGTCCCTCAAGCGATTTCTTGAAACCGCGATGCGCCAGGTGGTGGAGCCACTGAAGCGGAAAGCAGCGGCAACCCTTCCACCACACCCAGGGCCTCGGGAGGGGGAGGCAGCATCGGACCCCGAGCGTCGAGAACGGTGA
- the lspA gene encoding signal peptidase II, with protein MTSSTLRRTPLLGVAGLVVVVDQGTKLLASSQLADGRIVPLLPGLLNGQLVHNTGAAFSLLRGSVQWLGVLSLAVTAGLLIWVMRHRAAPFWQGMAVAFLLGGTLGNGIDRWRIGHVIDFLALVPINFPIFNPADVAINLAVLCFFIDLWSSRGSKAPS; from the coding sequence ATGACAAGCTCAACCCTTCGACGCACCCCGCTTTTGGGGGTCGCTGGCCTGGTGGTGGTCGTGGATCAGGGCACAAAACTACTGGCCTCGTCCCAGCTGGCCGATGGACGCATTGTTCCACTGCTTCCTGGCCTGCTCAACGGCCAGCTCGTGCACAACACCGGCGCAGCTTTCAGCTTGTTACGCGGCTCAGTCCAGTGGCTTGGAGTGTTGAGTCTGGCCGTGACGGCAGGCCTGTTGATCTGGGTGATGCGGCATCGCGCAGCTCCGTTCTGGCAGGGGATGGCCGTGGCTTTTCTGCTGGGGGGCACCCTGGGAAACGGCATTGATCGCTGGCGCATCGGCCATGTGATCGATTTCCTCGCCCTTGTGCCCATCAACTTCCCGATCTTCAATCCAGCGGATGTCGCCATCAACCTGGCTGTCCTCTGTTTTTTTATTGATCTCTGGAGCAGCCGGGGCAGCAAGGCACCGTCGTGA
- a CDS encoding biotin transporter BioY, which translates to MKALATWSGALAGLLLIVIGGLLPSALLIPSAPLQLVDLPATWQVPALLLCALVSGPRAGMMAAVAYLSLGLLDLPVFHSGGGLPYVLEPGFGYLAGFIPAAWLTGRLSQQQGMGDLTSQAAAAVAGLMTLQLSGLVNLAVGALLRRWDQPLTELVLSYGVRPLPAQLALCAATALMAVILRWCLVIKE; encoded by the coding sequence GTGAAAGCTCTCGCCACCTGGAGTGGAGCCCTGGCCGGATTGCTGTTGATCGTGATCGGCGGCCTGCTGCCCTCTGCCCTGCTGATTCCATCAGCGCCATTGCAGCTGGTGGATCTGCCGGCGACCTGGCAGGTACCGGCGCTTCTGCTCTGCGCCCTCGTCAGTGGTCCCCGTGCCGGGATGATGGCCGCCGTGGCCTATCTCAGCCTCGGTCTGCTGGATCTGCCGGTGTTCCACAGCGGCGGGGGGCTCCCCTACGTGCTGGAACCTGGCTTCGGCTATTTGGCCGGATTCATCCCCGCGGCCTGGCTGACGGGTCGTCTCTCCCAGCAGCAGGGCATGGGTGATCTCACATCCCAAGCCGCCGCCGCCGTGGCTGGGTTGATGACACTGCAGCTGTCCGGTCTGGTGAATCTGGCTGTTGGCGCACTGCTGAGACGCTGGGATCAGCCCCTGACGGAGCTTGTTCTCAGCTACGGGGTTAGGCCCCTGCCCGCACAACTCGCTCTCTGCGCAGCCACAGCCCTCATGGCTGTGATCCTGCGCTGGTGTCTGGTGATCAAGGAATGA
- a CDS encoding DUF3148 domain-containing protein, protein MSVSVGDRLRLTAAQTYLKTADPMPMLRPPDLVSVGEIGEVIALHPLETVAVRFRQGAFLIPLTQLEPVAAED, encoded by the coding sequence ATGTCCGTTTCCGTCGGCGATCGCCTGCGACTGACCGCTGCTCAGACCTATCTCAAAACCGCTGATCCGATGCCGATGCTGCGGCCACCGGATCTGGTGTCGGTGGGTGAAATCGGGGAAGTGATTGCGCTCCATCCTCTCGAAACCGTGGCTGTCCGCTTTCGTCAGGGGGCATTCCTGATCCCCCTCACTCAACTGGAACCCGTAGCGGCTGAGGACTGA
- a CDS encoding pitrilysin family protein yields MAIPELIVDRITTPGVLAAKLLLPWGSATDGVGQRGAHQLLAATLSRGCGPYDHRQLADLVEGRGAGLRSDANEDGLLISLRCTSEDAQELMPLLDWMVTAPHLATEQLELERSLSVQALQRQREDPFQLAIDQWRRLVYGDTGYGHDPLGVIDDLQQLDEGALRALAAQLTSGRSVLALSGTWSSSLDDTLLNRTGEGWHDTDEAPPPPPVHWMPGAEGDLIMQSIDTEQVVMMLGQPCCPHGHPDDLALRLLQCHLGSGMSSLLFRRLREDHGVAYDVGAHHPARAGASPFVLHASSSAERAELSLSLLHQSWQELRSQPLSEDDLTLARAKFRGQIAHGRQTSAQRAERAAHRRSLGLSDDHDHLCLERIESLQAPQLMEAAQRWLHRPHLSLCGPADALKGLERRWHQLQSSAATGSS; encoded by the coding sequence ATGGCCATCCCGGAGTTGATCGTTGATCGAATCACCACCCCAGGGGTGTTGGCGGCAAAGCTGCTGCTGCCCTGGGGAAGCGCCACAGACGGTGTCGGCCAGCGTGGTGCCCATCAGCTGCTGGCGGCCACCCTCAGCCGCGGTTGCGGACCGTACGACCACCGCCAGCTGGCGGATCTGGTGGAAGGGAGAGGGGCCGGACTGCGCAGCGACGCCAACGAAGACGGGTTGCTGATCAGCCTTCGCTGCACCAGCGAAGACGCCCAGGAGTTGATGCCGTTGCTCGACTGGATGGTCACAGCACCCCATCTGGCAACGGAACAACTGGAACTGGAGCGATCCTTAAGTGTGCAGGCCCTGCAACGCCAACGGGAGGATCCCTTTCAACTGGCGATCGATCAATGGCGGCGGCTGGTCTACGGCGACACGGGCTACGGCCATGATCCGCTCGGTGTGATCGATGACCTGCAGCAACTGGATGAGGGCGCTCTTCGGGCCCTGGCCGCACAGCTGACATCGGGTCGTTCCGTACTGGCCCTCAGCGGAACCTGGTCCTCCAGCCTGGACGACACACTGCTGAACCGGACCGGAGAGGGCTGGCACGACACCGACGAGGCTCCACCGCCTCCACCGGTGCACTGGATGCCCGGCGCAGAGGGCGATCTGATCATGCAATCCATCGACACCGAGCAGGTGGTGATGATGCTGGGCCAACCCTGCTGCCCCCATGGCCACCCGGATGACCTGGCCCTGCGTCTGCTGCAGTGCCATCTGGGCTCAGGCATGTCGAGCCTGCTGTTCCGACGACTGCGGGAGGACCATGGTGTGGCCTACGACGTCGGTGCGCATCACCCGGCGCGAGCTGGAGCTTCGCCGTTCGTCCTGCATGCCTCCAGCAGCGCCGAACGTGCTGAGCTCAGCTTGTCTCTCCTGCACCAGAGCTGGCAGGAGTTGCGCAGCCAGCCCCTCAGCGAGGACGACCTGACCCTGGCGCGGGCCAAATTCCGTGGCCAGATCGCCCATGGCCGCCAGACCAGCGCCCAGCGGGCTGAACGGGCTGCACACCGACGCAGCCTCGGTCTGAGCGATGACCACGACCATCTCTGCCTGGAACGCATCGAATCGCTGCAGGCTCCGCAGCTGATGGAGGCAGCCCAGCGCTGGCTCCACCGTCCCCACCTCAGTCTTTGCGGTCCGGCGGATGCACTCAAGGGGCTGGAGCGCCGCTGGCACCAGCTTCAGTCCTCAGCCGCTACGGGTTCCAGTTGA
- a CDS encoding pitrilysin family protein, producing MELCHAVLTTSLPGPVLDHWTLPNGVRCVAAEMPEAPLTCLDLWCRAGSFTEVAGEEGMAHFLEHMVFKGSDRLEAGAFDRAIEALGGSSNAATGFDDVHFHVLIPPTQSQQALELLLDLVLHPALEHEPFRLEREVVLEEIAQYADQPDELVLQQLLKQGCPDHPYGRPILGERSSLLAMDPEAMRRFHRRRYRGQNCCIAISGPKARELKATIESSALADLPSDAHPTAEPTGLKLLPGRHSIELPRLESARLLMLWSGPPAHDQAWVMGADLATSLLGEGRRSRLVARLREELRIAESVDMDLSVLEQGCLMTLEISCEPEDLEQVEATVHEQLEQAAPFSAAELMRGRQLVGNGLRYALESVGQVAAQAASQTLWDRPQELLQPLQHLQTWSEDRLSTELVPLLRPDWACRLIATPAGRR from the coding sequence ATGGAACTTTGCCACGCAGTTCTGACCACCTCGTTGCCTGGTCCGGTGCTGGACCACTGGACCCTCCCCAATGGAGTTCGCTGCGTGGCAGCGGAGATGCCCGAAGCTCCTCTCACCTGCCTGGATCTCTGGTGTCGAGCCGGAAGCTTCACGGAGGTTGCTGGAGAGGAAGGGATGGCCCACTTCCTGGAACACATGGTGTTCAAGGGAAGCGATCGGCTGGAGGCCGGTGCCTTTGATCGCGCCATTGAGGCCCTCGGCGGCAGCAGCAATGCCGCCACAGGCTTTGACGACGTGCATTTCCATGTGCTGATTCCACCCACTCAGAGCCAGCAGGCCCTGGAACTGCTGCTGGATTTGGTGCTGCACCCAGCCCTGGAGCACGAGCCCTTTCGCCTGGAGCGGGAGGTGGTACTCGAGGAGATCGCCCAGTACGCCGATCAACCGGATGAGCTGGTCCTGCAACAGCTTCTGAAGCAGGGCTGCCCGGACCACCCCTATGGACGACCCATCCTCGGGGAACGCTCCAGTCTTCTGGCCATGGACCCCGAAGCGATGCGCCGGTTCCATCGACGCCGCTACCGAGGTCAGAATTGCTGCATCGCCATCAGCGGGCCGAAGGCCAGGGAGCTGAAAGCCACGATCGAGAGCTCTGCCCTGGCGGATTTGCCGTCAGACGCGCACCCGACGGCTGAGCCAACAGGACTCAAGCTCCTGCCGGGTCGCCACAGCATCGAACTTCCGCGCCTGGAATCAGCGCGATTGCTGATGCTCTGGAGCGGTCCTCCCGCCCACGACCAGGCCTGGGTGATGGGCGCTGATCTCGCCACATCACTGCTGGGGGAGGGGCGACGCAGTCGTCTTGTGGCCAGGCTCCGGGAGGAGCTGCGGATCGCCGAAAGCGTGGACATGGACCTTAGTGTTCTGGAACAGGGCTGCCTGATGACCCTGGAGATCAGCTGTGAACCCGAGGACCTTGAGCAGGTGGAGGCGACGGTTCATGAGCAACTTGAGCAGGCGGCCCCCTTTTCAGCCGCGGAACTGATGCGTGGCCGCCAGCTAGTCGGCAACGGTTTGCGTTACGCCCTGGAATCGGTGGGGCAGGTGGCAGCCCAGGCGGCCAGCCAGACCTTGTGGGATCGCCCGCAGGAGCTGCTGCAACCCCTGCAGCATCTGCAGACCTGGAGTGAAGATCGGCTGTCGACGGAATTGGTGCCGCTCCTTCGGCCCGATTGGGCCTGCCGCCTGATCGCAACTCCGGCGGGGCGACGCTGA
- a CDS encoding phycocyanobilin:ferredoxin oxidoreductase, whose protein sequence is MQSPPSESSSTVPPLIPSLAETIRGAWVGLPDLKPLETETDFTSIEGQLEGDDLLIRNELLCCRGIRKIHLELARLGRGLQILHCVWFPDPRFDLPIFGADIVAGPAGVSAAIVDLSPVSTALPLGIETALAGRPCPPFRQVRDLPGWGTIFSPHVCFIRPDGPEEEALFRSRVEDVLAILRAAVLQAACEPTTAASTIRRYEGQLNYCLQQKRNDKTRRVLERAFDASWADRYIEELLFDDPTPLA, encoded by the coding sequence ATGCAGTCCCCGCCGTCCGAGTCTTCATCGACGGTTCCCCCCCTGATTCCCTCCCTGGCCGAGACGATTCGGGGCGCCTGGGTCGGCCTGCCGGATCTCAAACCGCTCGAGACCGAGACCGACTTCACGAGCATCGAGGGGCAACTGGAGGGGGATGACCTGCTCATCCGCAACGAGCTGCTCTGCTGCCGCGGAATTCGCAAGATCCATCTGGAGCTGGCCCGACTTGGTCGCGGGCTGCAGATCCTCCACTGCGTGTGGTTCCCGGACCCTCGCTTTGATCTGCCGATCTTCGGCGCCGACATCGTGGCCGGTCCGGCAGGGGTCTCCGCTGCGATCGTGGATCTCTCGCCGGTGTCCACAGCGCTGCCGTTGGGCATTGAGACAGCCCTGGCGGGTCGTCCATGCCCGCCCTTTCGCCAGGTGCGAGATCTGCCTGGGTGGGGCACGATTTTCTCCCCTCATGTCTGTTTCATCCGACCGGATGGTCCCGAGGAGGAGGCGCTGTTCCGGTCTCGGGTTGAGGACGTGCTGGCGATTCTGCGAGCGGCTGTGCTCCAGGCAGCCTGCGAACCGACGACAGCGGCTTCTACGATCCGCCGTTATGAGGGACAACTGAACTATTGCCTCCAGCAGAAGCGCAACGACAAGACACGCCGGGTGCTGGAGAGAGCCTTCGACGCCTCCTGGGCCGACCGCTACATCGAAGAGTTGCTGTTCGACGACCCCACGCCCCTGGCCTGA
- a CDS encoding HlyD family efflux transporter periplasmic adaptor subunit, with protein sequence MVFVLIGCGGAQDTDPPGDASASASSTTVVRPEAVAALGQLEPAGDVRRLAAPTAGVAGTPRIEQLLVDEGSVIRQGQVLARFDTKAGLEAELAEVDADLASLDNEIALQKLEVSRFSRGAEWGAVALVQRESSREDLVRLEGEQAQALARRQGLLVDLEESELISPLDGLVLEIHAREGERPSSDGVMDVGASQRMQARIEVYESDIAQIRLDQPVQLTSENGGFDGQLSGRVLQISPRVQQRDVLSTDPTGDADARVVEVLVALDDADVRRVIRLAGLKVIARFQP encoded by the coding sequence TTGGTTTTTGTTCTGATCGGCTGTGGTGGTGCTCAGGACACGGATCCGCCAGGGGACGCCTCAGCGTCCGCCTCAAGCACGACGGTCGTCCGTCCGGAAGCCGTTGCCGCTCTGGGGCAACTCGAGCCCGCCGGAGATGTGCGTCGGTTGGCGGCGCCCACGGCGGGGGTCGCTGGTACTCCCAGGATCGAGCAGCTGCTGGTGGACGAAGGGTCTGTGATTCGTCAGGGCCAGGTGCTGGCTCGCTTCGACACCAAAGCCGGTCTGGAGGCTGAACTGGCTGAAGTCGACGCTGATCTGGCGAGTCTCGACAACGAGATTGCTCTTCAGAAGCTGGAGGTGTCGCGGTTCTCCCGCGGTGCTGAATGGGGAGCTGTTGCCCTGGTACAACGCGAATCCAGCCGGGAGGATCTGGTTCGTCTCGAGGGTGAACAGGCACAGGCCCTGGCGCGGCGTCAGGGATTGCTGGTGGACCTGGAGGAGAGTGAACTCATCTCTCCCCTGGATGGTCTTGTCCTGGAGATTCATGCTCGAGAGGGTGAACGGCCCAGCAGTGATGGGGTGATGGATGTCGGAGCCAGCCAGCGGATGCAGGCACGGATCGAGGTCTATGAATCCGACATCGCCCAGATCCGCCTGGATCAGCCGGTGCAGTTGACCAGTGAGAACGGAGGTTTCGATGGGCAGCTCAGCGGTCGCGTCCTCCAGATCAGTCCCCGGGTGCAACAGCGCGATGTGCTGTCCACCGATCCCACCGGTGATGCCGATGCCCGTGTGGTGGAGGTGCTGGTGGCTCTCGATGACGCCGATGTCCGCCGGGTGATCCGTCTGGCCGGGCTGAAGGTTATCGCCCGGTTCCAGCCATGA